A stretch of DNA from Henriciella sp. AS95:
CATCGAAGTGCTTCGCAAGAAGCTTTCCAAGATGACGGAAGACGAAGTTCGCGTGAACCTCGTCGAGATCCGCAAGCCTGAAATCGATGCGACCCTGGTTGCTGAAGATATTGCTCGCCAGCTCGAGCGCCGTGGCTCTTTCCGCCGCGCGATGAAGCGGGCGATCCAGAATTCCATGCGCCTCGGCGCGCTTGGTATTCGTGTCATGGTGTCCGGCCGTCTCGGCGGCGCAGAGATTGCGCGGACCGAGCAGTATGCAGAAGGCTCCGTCCCGCTGCACACGCTGCGCGCTGATATCGACTATGGCACCGCCGAAGCAGAGACGACCTATGGCATCATTGGTGTGAAGGTCTGGATCTACAAAGGCGAGATCATGGAGCACGACCCGATGGCGCAGGACAAGAAGGCCGAAGATTCCGGCCAGGCTCGCGCCCGTTCGACCAACCAGCGTGGACCGGCTTCCGGCCCACAAGGCGCAGGAGCTTAACCGATGCTGCAGCCAAAACGCACTAAATACCGTAAGGCCTTCAAGGGCCGGATTTCGGGTACTGCCAAAGGCGGCTACACGCTGAACTTTGGAAGCTTTGGTCTCAAGGCGCTTGAGCCTGAGCGGGTTACCGCTCGTCAGATCGAAGCGACCCGCCGTGCCGTGACCCGCGAGATGAAGCGGCAGGGCAAGGTCTGGATCCGCGTGTTCCCGGATACGCCGGTCACTGCGAAGCCGATCGAAGTTCGTATGGGTAAAGGTAAGGGCTCGGTTGACCGTTGGGTCGCCCGCGTTGCTCCTGGTCGCATCCTGTTCGAAATCGACGGTGTCCCGGATGCCGTTGCTATCCAGGCTCTGAAACTCGGTGCTGCAAAGCTGCCGGTGAAGACCAAAATCATTAAGCGCATTGAGGGGATCTAGAGATGAAAATCGCTGATTTGCGTTCGAAGAGCACCGACCAGCTGAAAGATCAGCTCGTCCAGCTCAAGAAAGAACAGTTTAACCTCCGCTTCCAGCAGGCCACCGGCCAACTGGAAAAAACGGCCCGCATGAAGGAAGTCCGCCGCGATATCGCTCGCGTCAAGACACTCCTTAGCGAACAGGCCAAAGCGGAAGCCGAGGCGTAGGAGAGAGTCATGCCGA
This window harbors:
- the rpsC gene encoding 30S ribosomal protein S3, translated to MGQKINPIGFRLGVNRTWDSRWYADSADYGRLVHEDLKIRNTIKDQLKQAGISRIVIERPHKKCIVTIHTARPGLVIGKKGADIEVLRKKLSKMTEDEVRVNLVEIRKPEIDATLVAEDIARQLERRGSFRRAMKRAIQNSMRLGALGIRVMVSGRLGGAEIARTEQYAEGSVPLHTLRADIDYGTAEAETTYGIIGVKVWIYKGEIMEHDPMAQDKKAEDSGQARARSTNQRGPASGPQGAGA
- the rplP gene encoding 50S ribosomal protein L16; this translates as MLQPKRTKYRKAFKGRISGTAKGGYTLNFGSFGLKALEPERVTARQIEATRRAVTREMKRQGKVWIRVFPDTPVTAKPIEVRMGKGKGSVDRWVARVAPGRILFEIDGVPDAVAIQALKLGAAKLPVKTKIIKRIEGI
- the rpmC gene encoding 50S ribosomal protein L29 yields the protein MKIADLRSKSTDQLKDQLVQLKKEQFNLRFQQATGQLEKTARMKEVRRDIARVKTLLSEQAKAEAEA